In the Breoghania sp. genome, TTGAGGGTTTCCTCCTCATCCATTGTGCCATCGGCCCAGGCCTTGAGGGCGATGCCAACAAAGCCCTCGCCCGGCCGATCCGTGCCGGACGCGAAGCGCTGGCGCAGGTAAGTCTTGAATTCGCGCATGGACTTTTGCGCGTTCTGCTTCTGCTCCACGCTCATCATGATATTGCCGATGAAGCCCAGATCCGTCACCCAGTCGGCGAGCTGTTCCTCCATTTCCGGCGGGATGTCGAAGACATCGCGGGCGATGCTGCGAGAGAGCGGATTGGCGACCTGCGTCATGAAATCGATGGGTTCGCCCACCGGCAGGGCATCGAGCAGACGGGAGACTTCTGCTTCCGCCAGCCGCACAGGCTGCGCCAGACCGTCCGCCCGGTATGCCTTTTCGTAGATCCCGCGCTGGCGGCGATGGTCGGGCGGGTTGGCGTTGGTCATCTGCGGCTGGAATTCGCGGAACAGCTCATAGGTCAGCGGATCGTTCTCGCGCACCTCCTGCCGGTTCCAGCCATGGGTCCAAAGGCGCGTATCGCGGCCCATTTCGCGCGCGCTTGCCATGGCGCGAAAGGCGCTGTGGCCGAGAACGAAAAAGACGCCCGTTGCCGGATCGCGGTGGACGGGCCCCTTGTCGCGCAGGGCATTGAGCTGGGCATAGGGGCTTTTGAGATATTCCGGATCGGTCAGCATCGACCACCAGTCGACGTCACTTTCAATCGCTCCGACGGTACGCTGGCTGTCAACAGACACAGTGGAGATGCTCCCTGTTTCCCCGCCCTGTGGGCCCAACGGCCCCGCACTCCGGCGCGCTTGTCACTCCGGCGACACGATCAACGGCAGCGACCACAGCCCGCGCTGGTCGGAGCGGTCGGTCCACCACTCCGCCTCGCCCGCCAGGTCGATGCGCCCGAAACGGTCCATCAGGGCGTTGAAGGCCACTTCCGTGGTCATGCGGGCCAGCGCCTTGCCGATGCAGATATGCGCACCACCGCCAAAGGCCGAATGGTGGTTGGGCTTGCGGGTGATGTCGAAGGTGTCGGGATCCTCGAAACGCTCCGGGTCCCGGTTGATGGAGCCGACAAGGCCGATGGCGAGCGAACCCGCCGGGATCAGCACCTCGCCGCACTGGAAGTCCTCGACACCGGCGCGCGGGATGATGCTGCTGCCGGGTTCAAACCGCAGCATTTCCTCAATGGCGCGCGGCATCAGCGAGCGGTCGGCGCGAAGCTGCGCAAACTGATCCGGATGTTTCAGAAGGCTCACAAGGCCGTTGCCGAGAAGGGTCAGCGAGGTCTTGGAGCCGGAAATCAGCATGACGACGTTGTTGAGGGTCTCCTCCTCGTCCATCGTGCCATCTTCGGCCGCCGCCAGCGCCATGGAGATGGGCCCGTCGCCCGGGTTCGCCTTCAACCGTTCAAGATGCTCCTTCACGAACTGCTTGAAGTCCTTGTTGGACTGCTTGGCGTTGCGCTTCTGCTCCGGCGTCATGACGATGTTGCCGAGCCAGGAGAGATCGGAAATCCACTTGCCGATCTGGCCTTCCATCTCCTCCGGGATCTCGAAGAGCTTCAGCGAAATCCGGTTGGGCAAGGGATTGCCGAGACCCGCCATGAAATCGAAGGGCTCGCCGACCGGCATCTCGTCCAGCAGCTTGCGGCACTCGTCCTCGATCATCGGCAAATGGCGCATCATGTCGCGCGGACGGAACGCCTTGTCGAAGACCCCGCGCATGCGGCGATGATCGGGGGCGTTGGCGTTGATCATCTGCGGCTGGAAGTCGATGAACAGCTCGTAGGTCTCCGGATCGTTCTTGCGGTTTTCCGGACTGCTCCAGCCATTCGCCCAATAGGTCGTGTCGCGCCCCATGGCCTGCGTCTTGGCCATCTGACCGAATTCCTTGTGCCCCATGACGAAATAGACGCCCGAGACCGGATCGAAATGCACCGGGGCAAGCTCGCGGATCCTCTTCAGGTCCGGATAGGGATTGGTGAGGAAACCGGGATCGGCCAGCATCGTCCACCAGTCGATATTGAAGGAAGGCGGCACGGACGCGACGCGTCCTGCCGCAGCCGCCATCCCGCTTGTTTCGGCACTTTCCAGTTGCGCGTCAGACATGAGTACGCTCCGGTCAAATTCCTGTTAGAAATCATCGAACCGCAACAAGATTGCGGATACAGGCAATACACGCAAAGATAGGTTCTTCCGCGATAGTGCCCTTGCGTTTCCCGTCACGCAAGACGCGGAACGGCTTCTTCAGGCGCGATGGGCATAGATGTGAAAAACGGCCGCCCCACCCTGCGCCATCGGGTGATCGCCGATGACGGTCTTGTATCCGCGCGCCTCAAGCTCCTCGCGAATGGTCTTCAGTTCCTCCGGCCCGCGATGGACCTCCACCAGAAGCTGGCGGATCTTCGGCCACAAACCTTCGCCGATACCGTCCAGAACCGGGCGCTCCTGCCCCTCGGTATCGATCTTGAGAAGGTCGATCTCGTCGATCCCGAACCGCGCGACCACATTGTCGAGCGTGTCGACATCGACGGTGACGGTTTCCTTGCGGAAAAGCTGATCGATGAAGGCTTCTTCATCGAGACGATCATGGGCGCCGGTCTTGTCGATGATCGCCCGGATATCCTCGCTGGCGCCCTGCCCGAAAAGAAGACTGCGCAGGCCACCGGCAAGGGTCTCGCCGACGGCGCTGTCACCGGTGGAAAGCGCCGACAGTGCGGGATAGTGATCGAACTCGGCCCGGCCGGGAGCCGCTCCCAGCGCCACACGGCAGGCTTCCACCATCCCGCCCATGCGCTCGGAGTTGTTCTTCAATGCCTCGAAGGCGGCGGGCATGGGTTCAAAGGCATAGATGCGCGCATCCGGGCACAGGTCGTGCAGCCGCAGACAGAAGAGCCCGATATTCGCGCCGACATCGAAAAAGACGCCATCCACCGGCAGATCGAGCCCGCGTTCGGTAAGATCGTCGGAGACGATCTCGTGCCAGCCGAAGCCAACCTCATAGGCGTTGACGCAATGGATCCGCCGCCCATCGGGAAGTTCTGTCATCGCAATGCTCATGCGTGGGGTTCCCCTCTGCCTGAACCCGCATCAGCCACCCCCAATCCGCCTGCGCGCCCGCGAAGGGCCTTGATGCGGATGGCGCGCCGCGACGCCGGCTCCACCTCTAAGCGATTCCCTCATATTGTTCCCTCAAAACGGGCGCGACTTCCATCCCCTAACGTAAGGATATGCGCGGCCAGGCGCACCCGGTGCCCCGCAACGCCCTGTGGAGCGCGGATTGCGCCTGCTTTTCCGCCCTGATCACAAGGAGAAAGGTTCTCTGTTGCCTGCGATCCTGACATGTGTCAGGCTTCGCGCCGTCCGGATCGGCTCGGGAGCATGATCGGCGGGCGCGTCCGGGGTTGGGAGTTCCGGGCGGGCGCGGGGATCGGCCAGGCCGGACACAAGGAAAAAGGCGGTGTGGTCCTGAACGGGCTCTGCCGGAACGACAAGAGGCGCCGGAGTTGGGCCGCCTGTTCACTTTGAGGGAGGACTCCATGACGAATACCACTGACGGGACCACTGAGGGGACCACCAACGCGCGCGCGGGCAAGACGACCGGCGGCACGAACCGGCGCGCCCTGCTGCGCGGGGCCGGCATCGCGGCGCTGGCCGCACCGGCTTTCATCGGCAAGGGCATGGCTCAGGGCTCGGTGCGCTGGCGTGTGCAGTCGCACTGGCCCAAGGCGTCAAGCTCGTTCACCGCGAGCCTCGGCGTTCTGGCGGACGAGGTTTCCAAGCGCACCGACGGCGCTTTCAAACTGGAGCTTTTCGGCGCGGGCGAATTCGCCAAGGGTCCGGGCATCTATGATCTGGTGCGCAAGGGCGTGGTTGCCATGGGCACCATCAGCCCCTCCTACATCCAGGACGATGCGCAGGCCGCCTCGTTCCTCTATGGCATTCCCGGCACGCTGCGCGAAAGCTGGGAGATGCAGCACATCGTCAAGAACCTCGGCATCGAGGCGCTGGTCAATGAGGACCTCACCAAGCAGGGCGTGCAGATCCTGGCCGAAAAGGTGCTGCCGACGGAACTGACGGTCACCAAGAAGATCGAAAACGTGGACGATTTCCGCGGGCTGAAGCTGCGCTCTTCCGGCACGATGCTGGACTATCTCGCCAAGGCGGGCGCGGCTCCGCAGTACATTCCCGGCTCGGAGCTCTATCAGGCGCTCTCCTCCGGCACCGTTGACGGCGCGCATTGGGGCGCAGCGGTTGGCGCGAAGTCCATGTCGCTCTGGGAGGTCTGCAAGTATCACGTCAAGCCGCCGCTGGCGCAGACGACGGATGCCTTCATCCTCAACATGAACGAGCTCGAAAAGCTCGATGACGCCATGCGCGTGGCGCTTCTCGATGCCATCGAGACCCGCTTCTACGCCCGCTCGGTGGAATATGTGCATGCCGAAGCGATCGCGCTTTCGCAGGGCATCGCGGAAAATGGCCTTGAGGTCATCACCCTGCCGCAGGACGTGCTCGACCTTCTCGCCAAGGCTTCCATCGAGATCCTCGATACGGAAGCCCAGAAGGGCGATCGGGCTGAACAGGCCGCCGATATCTACAAGGGCCTGATGCGCGACCTCGGCTACGCCTGAACGGGGCCTTTGCTCCCTTTGGAGAGGGGCCCGACCACGCGGCCCCTTTTCGTTTCCACGAAAATCGAAAAACAGGCGTCGGGCGGGGTCACTCCCGTCCTCTTCGCCGTGGAATGAGGTGCATCTTCATGCAGGCTGTCGCCCGAGCGGTCACGCGCCTGAACCTGTGGATCGGGAAATGGGCGGCGCTCGCCATCTTTCCCATCTTCATCCTGCTGCTTTGCGACGTGGCGTTGCGCTACATCGTGGGACGGCCCGCCATCTGGACCGCGGAACTGGCGGTGCTGATCTTCGGCGCCTACGCCGTGATCGCGGGCGGCAACCTTCTCGCCCGGCGCGGGCACGTCAATGTCGATATCTTCTATGGATCGCTCTCACGGCGGCGCAAGGCGATGGTCGATATCGCCACCTGGCCGCTCTTCATGCTGTTTGTCACCGTGCTGCTGTGGCAGGGCTGGGAGATCGCCTCAGATTCGCTTGCGACCTTTGAGCGTTCCAACTCCGTCTGGAAGGCCCCGCTGTGGCCGACCAAGCTCTTCATCCCCCTTGCCGCCGTCCTGTTGCTGGCGCAAGGCGCCGTGCGGCTCTATGGCGATATCCGCGTGGTGCTGGGACTTCCCGTGGATGAAGACACCTTCGGACGCCAGGAGGAGGAGCCAGAGGTCTTGTCCGTAAATCCCCGCGAAACGTCTTCTCATGATGCAAAGGGGAACGGCAAATGAGCGTCGAACTCCTGACCCTTCTGTTCTTCGGATCGCTGTTCGTCTTCGTGCTCCTCGGCACCCCGCTCGCCTTCGTGCTGGGCGGTGTCTCTGTCGTGTTTCTCTATTTCGAGATGGGCACCATCGGCTTCTACCTGCTGTCGTCCAAGATGTGGGAGGCGATGCATGATCCCATGCTGATGGCGATCCCGCTCTTCGTCTACATGGCGACATTGCTGGAGAAATCCGGCGTCGCAGGCGATCTCTACGACATGATGCACCAGTGGTGGGGCGGCGTGCGCGGCGGGCTTGCCATCGGCACGGTGATGATCTGCGTGATCTTCGCGGCCATGTCCGGCATTTCGGGCGCGGCGGTCGTGACGATGGGCACCATCGCGCTGCCGAAGATGCTGGAGCGCGGCTACGACAAGAAGCTGGCGCTGGGCGCGATCAACGCGGGCGGCGGCTGGGGCATCCTGATCCCGCCTTCCATCCTGATGGTGCTGTTCTCGCTGCTCACCGAAGTCTCCGTCGGGCGGCTGTTCGCAGCCGGCATCGGGCCGGGCCTGCTGCTCTTTGCGCTGGTCTCCGCCTATATCCTGATCCGCTGCTTCTTCCAGCCCAACCTCGCCCCGGCCCTTCCCGTGTCAGAACGCGCGGACTGGGGCACCAAGTTCCGGTCCCTGAAGGCCGTGATCCTGCCGATCCTGATC is a window encoding:
- a CDS encoding TRAP transporter large permease subunit encodes the protein MSVELLTLLFFGSLFVFVLLGTPLAFVLGGVSVVFLYFEMGTIGFYLLSSKMWEAMHDPMLMAIPLFVYMATLLEKSGVAGDLYDMMHQWWGGVRGGLAIGTVMICVIFAAMSGISGAAVVTMGTIALPKMLERGYDKKLALGAINAGGGWGILIPPSILMVLFSLLTEVSVGRLFAAGIGPGLLLFALVSAYILIRCFFQPNLAPALPVSERADWGTKFRSLKAVILPILIVLSVLGAIFGGFATPTEAAAIGVFGALVATTVNGRLSTKIMMETAFSTLQLTALIMWILFAAHAFSTAYTALGAQSLIEDLMSDLPGGRWGALLMMLSTLFVLGMVLDPVGIMLITLPVFLPIVQANGFDPIWFGILFIIMMEVGYMTPPFGFNLFYLRGVAPPGVTMGDIYASVIPYVLVTLLGVALIMIFPEIALYAPRLFFS
- a CDS encoding FkbM family methyltransferase; protein product: MSIAMTELPDGRRIHCVNAYEVGFGWHEIVSDDLTERGLDLPVDGVFFDVGANIGLFCLRLHDLCPDARIYAFEPMPAAFEALKNNSERMGGMVEACRVALGAAPGRAEFDHYPALSALSTGDSAVGETLAGGLRSLLFGQGASEDIRAIIDKTGAHDRLDEEAFIDQLFRKETVTVDVDTLDNVVARFGIDEIDLLKIDTEGQERPVLDGIGEGLWPKIRQLLVEVHRGPEELKTIREELEARGYKTVIGDHPMAQGGAAVFHIYAHRA
- the dctP gene encoding TRAP transporter substrate-binding protein DctP produces the protein MTNTTDGTTEGTTNARAGKTTGGTNRRALLRGAGIAALAAPAFIGKGMAQGSVRWRVQSHWPKASSSFTASLGVLADEVSKRTDGAFKLELFGAGEFAKGPGIYDLVRKGVVAMGTISPSYIQDDAQAASFLYGIPGTLRESWEMQHIVKNLGIEALVNEDLTKQGVQILAEKVLPTELTVTKKIENVDDFRGLKLRSSGTMLDYLAKAGAAPQYIPGSELYQALSSGTVDGAHWGAAVGAKSMSLWEVCKYHVKPPLAQTTDAFILNMNELEKLDDAMRVALLDAIETRFYARSVEYVHAEAIALSQGIAENGLEVITLPQDVLDLLAKASIEILDTEAQKGDRAEQAADIYKGLMRDLGYA
- a CDS encoding cytochrome P450 gives rise to the protein MSVDSQRTVGAIESDVDWWSMLTDPEYLKSPYAQLNALRDKGPVHRDPATGVFFVLGHSAFRAMASAREMGRDTRLWTHGWNRQEVRENDPLTYELFREFQPQMTNANPPDHRRQRGIYEKAYRADGLAQPVRLAEAEVSRLLDALPVGEPIDFMTQVANPLSRSIARDVFDIPPEMEEQLADWVTDLGFIGNIMMSVEQKQNAQKSMREFKTYLRQRFASGTDRPGEGFVGIALKAWADGTMDEEETLNNLVTLIAGGTATATLLGNGLLTLLRHPDQMAKLRADPDLLAPAIEEMLRFEPGCSFIIRVAIEDYECAGARIPEGALAIGLTGATNRDPERFDDPDTFDITRRHNAHHVFGGGAHICLGKTQVRMTAQTLFAHLLERFARIELAGEPVWWTHRSDQHGLHTLPIKLGQA
- a CDS encoding TRAP transporter small permease subunit codes for the protein MQAVARAVTRLNLWIGKWAALAIFPIFILLLCDVALRYIVGRPAIWTAELAVLIFGAYAVIAGGNLLARRGHVNVDIFYGSLSRRRKAMVDIATWPLFMLFVTVLLWQGWEIASDSLATFERSNSVWKAPLWPTKLFIPLAAVLLLAQGAVRLYGDIRVVLGLPVDEDTFGRQEEEPEVLSVNPRETSSHDAKGNGK
- a CDS encoding cytochrome P450, whose product is MSDAQLESAETSGMAAAAGRVASVPPSFNIDWWTMLADPGFLTNPYPDLKRIRELAPVHFDPVSGVYFVMGHKEFGQMAKTQAMGRDTTYWANGWSSPENRKNDPETYELFIDFQPQMINANAPDHRRMRGVFDKAFRPRDMMRHLPMIEDECRKLLDEMPVGEPFDFMAGLGNPLPNRISLKLFEIPEEMEGQIGKWISDLSWLGNIVMTPEQKRNAKQSNKDFKQFVKEHLERLKANPGDGPISMALAAAEDGTMDEEETLNNVVMLISGSKTSLTLLGNGLVSLLKHPDQFAQLRADRSLMPRAIEEMLRFEPGSSIIPRAGVEDFQCGEVLIPAGSLAIGLVGSINRDPERFEDPDTFDITRKPNHHSAFGGGAHICIGKALARMTTEVAFNALMDRFGRIDLAGEAEWWTDRSDQRGLWSLPLIVSPE